A DNA window from Dryobates pubescens isolate bDryPub1 unplaced genomic scaffold, bDryPub1.pri scaffold_56_arrow_ctg1, whole genome shotgun sequence contains the following coding sequences:
- the LOC128899755 gene encoding olfactory receptor 14J1-like, producing LHYETLLGSRVCLHLAAAAWGCGFLNALLHTANTFSLPLCQGNALDQFFCEIPQILKLSCSTSYLRELWLLVVTAFLSCVCFVLIVVSYVQIFRAVLRISSQQGRQKAFATCLPHLAVVSLFLSTIMFAHLKPSSISSPSLDLVVSVLYSVVPPGLNHL from the coding sequence ctgcactatgagaccctcctgggcagcagagtttgtctccacctggcagcagctgcctggggctgtggctttctcaatgctctgctgcacacagccaatacattttccctgcccctctgccagggcaatgctctggaccagttcttctgtgaaatcccccagatccttaagctctcctgctccacatcctacctcagggaactttggcttcttgtggTCACTGCATTCTTGTCatgtgtctgttttgtgttgattgtggtgtcctatgtgcagatcttcagggcagtgctgaggatctcctctcagcagggacgccaaaaagcctttgccacctgcctccctcacctggctgtggtctccctcttTCTCAGCACCATAATGTTTGCccacctgaagccctcctccatctcctccccatccctggacctggtggtgtcagttctgtactcagtggtgcctcca